One Burkholderiales bacterium DNA window includes the following coding sequences:
- a CDS encoding tripartite tricarboxylate transporter substrate binding protein, producing MKRFTKAAALALATIAAGAAHAQSYPTKPVRIMVGYTPGGGVDTTARMVGQALGELWGSPVVIENRPGAAGNVATEVTAKAPPDGYTLVLCNIGSHAVTPARFARRLTYDPIRDFAFPSMIGGVPNIFMVHPSMPTKTLKQFIAYAKANPGKVNYGSSGVGASPHLSIELLRLMTGINIVHVPYKGAAAALTDVMSGHIEASVGNLAGAPLAAAKNGRVRALGITSAKRNKQLPDVPTFAESGVTGYDVTGWYGICTQSRVPQAIQAKLTADLHKILAGPLKAKLEDQGVEVTPTTPEQFQAHVKAEIEKWTKVVAAAKLESE from the coding sequence TTGAAGCGTTTCACGAAAGCGGCCGCGCTCGCGCTGGCGACGATCGCAGCAGGGGCGGCCCACGCGCAGAGCTACCCGACGAAACCGGTGCGCATCATGGTCGGCTACACGCCCGGCGGCGGCGTGGACACGACCGCGCGCATGGTGGGGCAGGCGCTGGGGGAGCTCTGGGGCAGCCCGGTGGTCATCGAGAACCGGCCGGGCGCGGCGGGTAACGTCGCCACGGAAGTCACCGCGAAAGCGCCGCCCGACGGCTATACCCTCGTCCTCTGCAACATCGGCTCGCACGCGGTCACGCCCGCGCGCTTCGCCAGGCGGCTCACTTACGACCCGATCCGCGATTTCGCGTTTCCCTCGATGATCGGCGGCGTGCCCAACATCTTCATGGTCCATCCGTCGATGCCGACCAAGACGCTCAAACAGTTCATCGCCTATGCCAAGGCCAACCCGGGCAAGGTGAACTACGGCTCGTCGGGGGTGGGCGCCTCGCCGCACCTCTCGATCGAGCTCCTGCGCCTGATGACCGGGATCAACATCGTCCACGTGCCGTACAAGGGCGCGGCGGCCGCGCTGACCGACGTCATGAGCGGCCACATCGAGGCGTCGGTCGGCAACCTCGCCGGCGCCCCGCTCGCGGCGGCGAAGAACGGCCGGGTGCGCGCGCTCGGCATCACGTCGGCGAAGCGCAACAAGCAGCTTCCGGACGTGCCGACGTTCGCCGAATCGGGCGTCACCGGCTACGATGTCACCGGCTGGTACGGCATCTGTACCCAGTCCAGGGTGCCGCAGGCGATCCAGGCCAAGCTGACCGCCGATCTCCACAAGATCCTCGCGGGCCCGCTCAAGGCGAAGCTCGAAGACCAGGGCGTCGAGGTGACCCCGACCACGCCGGAGCAGTTCCAGGCGCACGTCAAAGCCGAGATCGAGAAGTGGACGAAGGTGGTGGCGGCGGCGAAGCTGGAGAGTGAGTAA